A genomic region of Lachnoclostridium edouardi contains the following coding sequences:
- a CDS encoding ABC transporter ATP-binding protein, with the protein MLKIKDLVKVYGKYQALNHLDLEVREGALFGFIGPNGAGKTTTMKILVGLLTADSGQIFWNDEKVSVMSKSWKEKIGYVPDSFGVYDNLKVSEYMEFFASCYGLEGLTARKRCAILLEQVGLEDKMEFYVDGLSRGMQQRLCLARALIHNPPILILDEPSSGLDPRTRYEFKENLMELQELGKTIIISSHVLSELSEFCTDIGIIDQGKIVLSGNINDTLSRVSHSNPLMISLFGNDQEKAVSLLKSHPYVKTISINGKDLVVRFTGDEQDEAQLLQRMVDADIHVRSFAREKGSLESLFIEITDNGEERTVMKFEYESDL; encoded by the coding sequence ATGCTGAAAATTAAGGACCTGGTGAAGGTATACGGTAAATATCAGGCTCTAAACCACCTGGACCTGGAAGTGCGGGAGGGAGCGCTGTTTGGTTTTATCGGGCCTAATGGAGCCGGGAAAACTACTACTATGAAGATTTTAGTGGGTTTGCTGACAGCTGACAGCGGTCAGATATTTTGGAATGACGAAAAAGTCAGTGTGATGAGCAAAAGCTGGAAGGAAAAAATCGGTTATGTGCCAGACTCCTTTGGCGTTTATGACAATTTAAAAGTCAGCGAATATATGGAATTTTTTGCTTCATGCTACGGATTGGAGGGGCTGACAGCCAGAAAGCGGTGTGCAATTCTGCTGGAGCAGGTAGGTTTAGAAGATAAAATGGAATTTTATGTAGACGGCCTGTCCAGGGGAATGCAGCAGAGATTATGTCTGGCCAGGGCGTTGATTCATAACCCGCCTATATTAATATTGGATGAGCCTTCTTCCGGTTTGGACCCCAGAACCAGATACGAGTTTAAGGAAAACTTAATGGAATTGCAGGAGTTAGGCAAAACCATTATCATTAGTTCTCATGTGCTTTCAGAGCTCTCAGAATTCTGCACAGATATTGGAATTATAGATCAGGGAAAAATAGTGCTCAGCGGAAATATTAACGATACTCTCAGCCGGGTAAGCCATTCCAACCCTCTTATGATTTCTTTATTTGGCAATGATCAGGAAAAGGCTGTAAGTCTGTTAAAAAGCCATCCTTATGTGAAAACCATATCTATAAACGGTAAAGATTTGGTGGTGCGCTTCACAGGAGACGAGCAGGATGAGGCCCAGCTGCTTCAGAGAATGGTGGATGCAGATATTCATGTGCGCAGTTTTGCCAGGGAGAAAGGAAGCCTGGAATCTTTGTTTATTGAGATTACAGATAATGGGGAGGAAAGGACGGTGATGAAATTTGAATATGAATCCGATTTATAA